In one window of Paucidesulfovibrio gracilis DSM 16080 DNA:
- a CDS encoding response regulator, which produces MTILLVEDNDAHAELVIRGLRDQKMRSRICHVQDGEEALDYLFRRNQYEDPEKSPRPGLILLDLRLPKIDGLEVLKTIKTNEQMRAIPVVILTTSEADSDVKHAYMQYANSYLVKPVDFSNFNTLLSDLGFYWLGWNHRPN; this is translated from the coding sequence ATGACCATACTGCTTGTGGAAGATAATGACGCCCATGCCGAGCTTGTGATCCGGGGATTGCGGGACCAAAAGATGCGCAGCCGCATCTGCCATGTGCAGGACGGCGAAGAGGCACTGGACTATCTATTCCGGCGGAATCAATATGAAGACCCGGAAAAAAGCCCACGCCCCGGCTTGATTCTGCTGGATCTCCGGCTGCCCAAAATCGACGGCCTGGAGGTTCTCAAGACCATCAAGACCAATGAACAGATGCGGGCCATTCCCGTGGTCATTCTGACCACCAGCGAGGCGGACAGCGATGTGAAGCATGCGTATATGCAATACGCCAACAGCTATCTCGTCAAGCCGGTTGATTTTTCCAATTTCAACACGCTCCTTTCGGATCTGGGCTTTTACTGGCTCGGATGGAACCACCGCCCCAACTAA
- a CDS encoding hybrid sensor histidine kinase/response regulator — MLNQLRSYGIPARSFFVTFILLALIVGTGMYLLYRQDLDEKRRILHREQVSAVESLTQVVRRELDIIFHDLKLLSARHRPDRPHQDTPEEMKRLASEFISLAEISNGYDQLRFLSATGLELLRVNLKQGRPEVVPPEQLQDKSQRYYFREAMALPEGQIYISPMDLNIENQQIETPHRPMLRVGMPLFQGGKPNGLLLLNYNAEILLQALRRTNLRLGVRSFLLNSDGYYLLGPTPRDEFAFMFPDQEDHSFFQQHPEAWTFIRQHFQGQRSTPQGSYTFATLFVTSPRVGTRRSPKALHWKIVAHLPAEDALFRAESRERFLSYFFAALILILVFATMRARLVYISLQNRNKLDRARRHAIEASRAKSEFLARMSHEIRTPMNAIIGMTYLALRTNLTPKQLDYLTKIDISAKSLLGIINEVLDFSKIESGQFTLENEPFRLDDVLDNVLNIVSVSAEDKGLDLRIQIRSEIPHRLQGDSARIGQVLLNLLGNAVKFTQEGEVLLSVDMLEREGATVLLEFAVQDTGIGIDPEQVGQLFTPFSQADGSISRKFGGTGLGLAICKRIVELMGGQMDLRSTPGEGSRFSFTIRLSIPEEHREPSRPALVPLEGLRVLAVDDNQISRVVLLKMLKGFKLHADTAEDAIEALRMIQSAQENNAPYHLIITDWRMPGMDGMELAQRVKETFTPPPKLIMLTAHGQHEAMARVERVNLDGFLLKPFNRSILLDTIMSLFQDSERSNLQATPKIRNTVGVPEALHGANVLLVEDNAINRQVAQEILQSAGINPDVATNGNEALTNVVNNNYDAVLMDIQMPGMDGYEATRRIRNLPEHQKLPIIAMTAHALNVDKKRSKAAGMNDHVSKPIDPEELMLTLARWIKPNSAPEASSAPVASMPSAEYAAASVPRIPGMDTETALRRVRGNHQLLLRLLDNFAQELPETLAAVARLLTEGQRMSALRQTHAIKGVAGNLGLNLLANAAAALEKSIENEEQEHAALEQLHKHASRFLRDWKSTQSSSGSDEPSPSPLATPTALTPQLRQRLEALLELLAQADISAKHLLKELGPALAGLDPGRARRMEKHMEIFDLAAAHDELHELLSNYPTSQGANQ; from the coding sequence ATGCTCAATCAACTTCGCTCATACGGGATTCCAGCCCGCAGCTTTTTCGTTACTTTTATCCTGCTCGCCCTGATCGTCGGGACGGGCATGTACCTGCTCTATCGTCAGGATCTGGATGAAAAGCGTCGTATTTTACATCGTGAACAAGTCTCCGCCGTGGAATCCCTCACCCAGGTGGTCCGACGGGAATTGGACATAATTTTTCACGACCTGAAGCTGCTCTCCGCCCGCCATCGCCCGGACAGGCCGCACCAGGATACTCCGGAAGAAATGAAACGGCTGGCTTCGGAATTTATTTCTCTGGCTGAAATCAGCAACGGCTACGACCAGCTTCGCTTCCTGTCCGCCACCGGTCTGGAATTATTACGCGTGAACCTAAAACAGGGCCGCCCCGAAGTGGTCCCCCCGGAACAACTTCAGGACAAGTCCCAACGTTATTATTTTCGGGAAGCCATGGCCTTGCCAGAGGGGCAAATCTATATTTCCCCCATGGATCTGAATATTGAGAACCAACAGATTGAAACGCCCCATCGCCCCATGCTGCGTGTTGGAATGCCTCTGTTTCAAGGGGGAAAACCAAACGGGTTGCTGCTGCTCAACTACAATGCCGAGATTCTCCTGCAGGCGCTGCGACGCACCAATCTTCGGCTCGGCGTACGGTCGTTCCTGCTCAATAGCGACGGCTACTACCTGCTCGGTCCTACCCCGCGTGACGAATTCGCCTTCATGTTTCCAGACCAGGAAGACCACTCCTTCTTTCAGCAGCATCCCGAGGCGTGGACTTTCATCCGCCAACATTTCCAAGGACAACGCAGCACCCCTCAGGGAAGCTACACCTTTGCCACCCTGTTCGTGACGTCACCACGCGTCGGAACCCGCCGCAGCCCCAAAGCGCTCCACTGGAAAATCGTTGCCCACCTGCCTGCGGAAGATGCCCTCTTCCGAGCCGAAAGCCGGGAGCGATTTCTAAGCTACTTTTTCGCCGCCCTGATTCTGATCCTTGTTTTCGCGACAATGCGTGCCAGGCTCGTCTACATCAGTTTGCAAAACCGCAATAAATTGGACCGCGCCCGCCGACACGCCATCGAGGCCAGCCGTGCCAAGAGCGAATTTCTGGCACGCATGAGCCATGAAATCCGCACGCCCATGAACGCCATCATCGGCATGACGTATCTTGCCCTTCGAACGAACCTTACCCCTAAACAATTAGACTATCTAACCAAAATCGATATATCAGCCAAGTCACTGCTGGGCATCATCAATGAGGTGCTTGATTTTTCCAAGATCGAGTCCGGCCAGTTTACCCTGGAAAACGAACCGTTCCGGCTGGATGACGTGCTCGACAACGTGCTGAACATCGTGAGTGTGAGCGCTGAAGATAAAGGCCTGGACCTGCGCATCCAGATTCGAAGCGAAATACCGCATCGGCTTCAGGGAGATTCGGCAAGAATCGGGCAGGTGCTGCTGAATCTGTTGGGCAATGCCGTTAAATTCACGCAAGAAGGTGAAGTGCTCCTGAGCGTGGATATGCTGGAGCGTGAGGGAGCCACCGTGCTGCTGGAATTCGCGGTACAGGACACGGGTATCGGAATCGACCCGGAACAGGTGGGTCAGCTTTTCACCCCCTTCAGCCAGGCCGACGGCTCCATCAGCCGGAAATTCGGCGGGACCGGGTTGGGCCTTGCCATATGCAAACGCATCGTCGAACTGATGGGCGGCCAAATGGACCTGCGGAGCACGCCCGGCGAAGGGAGCCGCTTCAGCTTTACCATCCGGCTTTCCATCCCTGAAGAGCATCGCGAACCTTCACGCCCGGCTCTGGTGCCGCTGGAAGGTCTGCGCGTACTCGCCGTGGACGACAACCAGATCTCCCGCGTGGTGCTCTTAAAAATGCTCAAAGGATTCAAGCTTCATGCCGACACGGCTGAAGACGCGATTGAAGCGCTCCGCATGATCCAAAGCGCTCAGGAGAACAACGCTCCATATCATTTGATCATCACGGACTGGCGCATGCCCGGTATGGACGGCATGGAGTTGGCCCAACGCGTCAAGGAGACATTTACGCCGCCCCCCAAGCTCATCATGCTCACGGCCCACGGCCAGCACGAAGCCATGGCCAGGGTCGAACGGGTCAATCTCGACGGTTTTCTGCTCAAGCCCTTCAACCGGTCCATTCTATTGGACACCATCATGTCCTTATTCCAGGACTCGGAGCGGTCGAATCTTCAAGCAACTCCAAAAATCCGCAACACCGTGGGCGTCCCCGAGGCACTGCATGGAGCCAACGTGTTGCTGGTGGAAGACAACGCGATCAACCGCCAGGTTGCCCAGGAGATCCTCCAAAGCGCCGGAATCAATCCCGACGTGGCCACCAACGGCAACGAGGCACTCACGAACGTCGTCAACAACAATTATGATGCCGTGCTGATGGACATCCAAATGCCTGGCATGGATGGATATGAGGCCACACGCCGGATCCGCAATTTGCCGGAACACCAAAAGCTGCCCATTATCGCCATGACCGCCCACGCCCTGAACGTGGACAAGAAACGAAGCAAGGCCGCCGGCATGAACGACCACGTTTCCAAACCCATTGACCCGGAAGAACTCATGCTCACGCTGGCCCGTTGGATCAAACCAAACAGCGCACCCGAAGCATCCTCCGCTCCCGTCGCGTCCATGCCATCGGCAGAATATGCCGCCGCATCCGTACCCCGGATTCCCGGCATGGATACCGAGACAGCCTTGCGCCGCGTCCGCGGCAACCATCAGCTCCTGCTTCGATTGCTGGACAATTTTGCCCAAGAACTCCCTGAAACCCTCGCAGCTGTAGCGCGCTTGCTCACAGAGGGACAACGCATGTCGGCCCTGCGGCAAACACACGCCATCAAAGGCGTGGCAGGGAATCTCGGGCTTAATCTCCTGGCAAACGCGGCAGCCGCATTGGAAAAATCCATTGAAAACGAGGAACAGGAACATGCCGCGCTGGAACAACTGCATAAGCATGCTTCCCGCTTTCTCCGTGACTGGAAAAGCACGCAGTCATCCTCCGGAAGCGACGAACCATCCCCGTCTCCACTGGCCACACCCACCGCGCTCACCCCGCAGCTACGGCAACGCCTGGAAGCATTGCTCGAACTTTTGGCACAGGCGGACATTTCCGCCAAACACCTGTTAAAGGAACTCGGCCCAGCCCTGGCCGGACTGGATCCCGGCCGGGCCAGGCGCATGGAAAAACACATGGAAATTTTCGATCTGGCCGCAGCCCATGACGAGCTTCACGAGCTGTTGAGCAACTATCCGACCTCGCAGGGAGCCAACCAATGA
- a CDS encoding hybrid sensor histidine kinase/response regulator, with protein MTEKEKARILIVDDQPFNIEILSELLMDEYNVSVATNGPDALELTFSNPPDLILLDVMMPGLDGYAVCRLLKADDRSKGIPVLFVTALTRTEDEARGLEAGAVDYITKPFSAPIILARIKTHLALANEKRLLEQTVNERTRELVQAKHSSEQAAKAKSAFLANMSHELRTPLNGIIGMTELLLDSNPMEEQAAFLHDQLHSAQHLLNLVEDLLQLSSLDSGKVPACMEAHNLPDALAPVLTMYDRQAREKGLEFVWQVNADLPDTLIFDAPKVRQVLINLLNNAARFTREGEINVTVYEWTDSPHSQPSSKEQHSAPGRMQESGTVVLCFEVRDTGTGIDQQNLDELFDAFAIGEPFMTKRFSRAGLGLTISRQLISRMGGTIWLESKEDQGTSAYFTVPCKLPSPEHA; from the coding sequence ATGACGGAAAAGGAAAAGGCCCGCATCCTCATCGTGGATGACCAGCCCTTCAACATAGAAATCCTGAGCGAATTGCTCATGGATGAATACAATGTCAGCGTGGCGACCAACGGTCCGGACGCATTGGAGCTGACCTTCTCCAACCCGCCGGACCTGATTTTACTCGACGTGATGATGCCCGGATTGGACGGATACGCGGTCTGCCGCTTGCTGAAGGCCGATGACCGGTCCAAAGGCATTCCCGTGTTATTCGTCACGGCTCTGACCCGCACAGAGGACGAGGCACGCGGCCTTGAAGCCGGAGCCGTGGACTACATCACCAAGCCGTTCAGCGCGCCTATTATTCTGGCCCGCATCAAAACCCACTTGGCCCTGGCCAACGAAAAACGGCTGCTGGAACAAACCGTGAACGAACGCACCAGGGAGCTGGTCCAGGCAAAACACTCCAGCGAACAGGCCGCCAAAGCCAAAAGCGCCTTCCTGGCCAATATGAGTCACGAACTTCGCACTCCGCTCAACGGCATCATCGGCATGACGGAATTGTTGCTGGACAGCAACCCCATGGAAGAGCAGGCCGCTTTTCTCCATGACCAACTCCACTCCGCCCAGCATTTGCTCAACCTGGTGGAAGATTTGCTGCAATTGTCTTCACTGGACTCCGGCAAGGTGCCAGCCTGTATGGAGGCGCACAACCTCCCTGATGCCCTGGCGCCGGTCCTGACCATGTACGACCGACAGGCCCGGGAAAAAGGGCTGGAATTTGTTTGGCAGGTCAATGCCGATCTTCCGGACACCCTGATTTTTGACGCTCCCAAGGTTCGGCAGGTGCTCATCAATCTGCTCAACAATGCTGCTCGTTTTACGCGGGAGGGAGAAATCAACGTCACCGTCTATGAATGGACCGATTCACCGCACTCCCAGCCGTCCTCAAAGGAACAGCATTCCGCCCCCGGCCGTATGCAGGAAAGCGGAACCGTGGTGCTCTGTTTTGAGGTGCGGGACACGGGAACCGGCATCGACCAGCAGAATCTGGACGAACTGTTTGACGCGTTTGCCATTGGCGAGCCGTTCATGACCAAACGGTTCAGCAGGGCGGGATTAGGATTGACCATCTCGCGTCAACTGATTTCACGCATGGGCGGCACCATTTGGCTGGAAAGCAAGGAAGATCAGGGGACGTCGGCCTATTTCACCGTGCCGTGCAAACTCCCGTCCCCCGAACATGCCTGA
- a CDS encoding CDP-alcohol phosphatidyltransferase family protein codes for MDSFNSRERAQQRRFAEKRDQLFRPVVNWLMQKGITSNQVSLLGVGFLALACLMPPPLALPAVVLIILYVLCDGIDGPLARQSGKAHDGGSLVDIVADQMGVVLLTASATYHLDAFGPAMVLFSAAYTVFIGLVVYANELDVSVRIFVRSKYPFYTLYGIGLYQNQDIVSWFCGLFAVYYAVESSTVLKKIYDYHASQTEQRDS; via the coding sequence ATGGATTCATTCAATAGTCGCGAACGTGCGCAACAACGGCGCTTCGCGGAAAAGCGGGACCAGCTGTTTCGTCCCGTGGTGAACTGGCTGATGCAAAAGGGCATCACCTCCAACCAGGTTTCATTGCTTGGGGTGGGCTTTTTGGCGCTGGCTTGTCTCATGCCTCCGCCCCTGGCTTTGCCCGCGGTGGTGCTGATTATTTTGTATGTGCTGTGCGACGGCATCGATGGTCCATTGGCCCGGCAGTCCGGCAAGGCCCATGACGGCGGGTCATTGGTGGACATTGTTGCGGATCAAATGGGCGTGGTGTTGCTTACGGCTTCAGCCACCTACCACCTGGACGCGTTTGGACCGGCCATGGTGTTGTTCAGCGCGGCCTACACCGTGTTTATCGGTCTCGTGGTCTATGCCAATGAGCTGGACGTTTCCGTGCGCATCTTCGTACGTTCCAAGTATCCGTTTTACACGCTGTATGGAATCGGCCTATACCAAAATCAGGATATTGTTTCCTGGTTTTGTGGGCTGTTTGCAGTGTATTATGCCGTGGAGTCCTCCACGGTGCTCAAGAAGATTTACGATTACCACGCGTCTCAAACAGAACAGCGCGATTCATAG
- a CDS encoding APC family permease: MAELQKKYGFWTATAMVVGIVIGSGVFFKADDVLKASGGSLTTALTAWLIGGLIMVVTAYVFSKIATRIEKVNGVVDYFEQAYGSKAGYLVAWFMTFIYYPTLVAVLAWVSANYTAGLLQMENGVWPISAIYLTAFFLLNYFSPILAGKWQVTSTVVKLIPLGLVAIVGGVVGLSSGQTMTNFMQTADTVSGEGGLAVATLSTAFAYEGWIIATVINAELRDAKRTLPRALVVGTIAVAAIYMLYYLGISGVLTNAEVLAEGDGAPVKVIALIFDKLSGTVLTVFVIISCLGTLNGLIMGSARGMYSIASRRMGPAPDVFRKVNPVTNSTINSAVLGYLLSCMWLVVWYGNFNGWWGQFMDISELPIAFLYVIYISIYIWVMRTFTDLGSFSRFLCPLLAAAGSLYIIWGAVQKDMFLHFLVISLIIVAVGLPYMRVRR, encoded by the coding sequence ATGGCTGAATTACAGAAGAAGTATGGATTCTGGACCGCGACCGCCATGGTCGTGGGAATCGTGATCGGGTCGGGCGTTTTCTTCAAAGCTGATGACGTGCTCAAGGCCTCGGGCGGCAGCCTGACCACCGCCCTGACCGCATGGCTCATCGGTGGATTGATCATGGTGGTCACGGCCTATGTGTTTTCCAAAATTGCCACCCGCATTGAAAAGGTAAACGGTGTGGTGGACTATTTTGAACAGGCATATGGGAGTAAGGCCGGATATCTGGTGGCCTGGTTCATGACCTTCATTTATTATCCCACACTGGTGGCTGTGCTGGCCTGGGTTTCGGCCAACTATACGGCGGGTCTGCTCCAGATGGAAAATGGCGTTTGGCCGATTTCCGCCATTTATCTGACCGCCTTTTTCCTGCTGAACTATTTTTCGCCCATTCTGGCGGGCAAATGGCAGGTCACTTCCACAGTGGTGAAGCTGATACCACTGGGACTTGTGGCCATTGTCGGCGGTGTGGTCGGGCTGAGCAGCGGCCAGACCATGACCAACTTCATGCAAACCGCGGACACGGTATCCGGCGAGGGCGGTCTGGCCGTGGCAACGCTTTCCACTGCGTTTGCGTATGAGGGCTGGATCATTGCCACGGTTATCAACGCGGAATTGCGGGACGCCAAGCGCACCCTGCCTCGAGCCTTGGTGGTGGGAACCATCGCCGTGGCCGCCATCTACATGCTCTACTACCTCGGTATTTCCGGCGTGCTGACCAACGCGGAAGTCCTGGCCGAAGGCGACGGCGCTCCGGTCAAGGTCATTGCCCTGATTTTCGATAAACTCAGCGGTACGGTTCTGACCGTGTTCGTGATCATTTCCTGCCTGGGTACATTGAACGGTCTGATTATGGGATCGGCCCGAGGCATGTATTCCATTGCTTCCCGCAGGATGGGACCAGCCCCGGACGTGTTCCGCAAGGTCAATCCCGTGACCAACAGCACCATCAATTCCGCAGTGCTGGGCTACCTGCTCTCCTGCATGTGGCTGGTCGTCTGGTACGGGAACTTCAATGGCTGGTGGGGACAGTTTATGGATATTTCCGAACTGCCGATCGCGTTTTTGTATGTGATCTACATCTCCATTTATATATGGGTGATGCGTACGTTCACAGACTTGGGAAGCTTTAGCCGTTTTCTTTGTCCACTGCTGGCGGCGGCCGGATCCCTATACATCATTTGGGGTGCAGTGCAGAAGGACATGTTCCTGCACTTTTTGGTTATCTCGCTGATCATTGTCGCGGTCGGGCTGCCCTACATGCGGGTGCGGCGCTAA
- a CDS encoding tyrosine-type recombinase/integrase: MGTVFPHPTTGQYVARWYWKEGKKRIQKQKSCGFGEEGKKAAEKLVAEMDAKIEHKKKSLLDSLTGDIVYFDELSQHYFAADALKEPKRWKTDWKKLLNDHLLEDLGQLPMTQLTEGYVTALVMRAFPEASPVTQSAYLNYIKRMFNFGIERGYLKENPLRFVKKKNSPQKHLLLDLEMIRKLRETASKHSAQAIEILANTGVRPGPSELLSLRYDTVLWDKSAIRVWSAKNQRWRTIPLKASFLKKLRAWKKENKSGYIVEYRGKQIMSCAGAFRRTCDKLKIDKSVEQYDIRHWFCTQLLSNGVPVKTVSVLMDHSSAKMTLDRYAHVIIGDTEKAIEHLPDLD, from the coding sequence ATGGGAACCGTTTTCCCGCACCCGACCACCGGGCAATACGTTGCTCGTTGGTACTGGAAGGAAGGCAAGAAACGCATACAGAAGCAGAAGTCCTGCGGTTTCGGTGAAGAAGGCAAGAAAGCTGCTGAAAAGCTCGTCGCAGAAATGGATGCGAAAATCGAGCACAAGAAGAAGTCGTTACTGGATTCGCTCACAGGTGACATCGTGTATTTCGATGAACTCAGCCAGCATTACTTCGCGGCAGATGCACTCAAAGAACCGAAACGTTGGAAGACTGATTGGAAAAAATTGTTAAACGATCATTTGCTTGAAGATCTCGGTCAATTGCCGATGACCCAGCTCACTGAAGGATACGTTACAGCACTGGTGATGAGGGCATTTCCAGAAGCATCGCCAGTGACGCAGAGCGCGTACCTCAACTACATTAAGCGCATGTTCAACTTCGGAATTGAACGTGGGTACTTGAAGGAAAATCCGTTGCGTTTTGTCAAGAAGAAGAACTCGCCCCAGAAGCACTTGCTTTTGGACCTGGAGATGATCCGCAAGCTCAGAGAAACTGCCTCCAAGCATTCAGCTCAAGCGATCGAAATCCTTGCAAATACGGGAGTACGACCTGGGCCAAGCGAACTGCTCAGCCTGCGGTACGACACTGTATTATGGGACAAATCTGCGATCCGTGTTTGGTCTGCGAAGAATCAACGCTGGCGCACGATCCCGCTGAAGGCTTCGTTTCTCAAGAAACTCCGTGCATGGAAGAAGGAGAACAAGAGCGGCTATATCGTCGAGTATCGTGGCAAGCAGATCATGAGTTGCGCTGGAGCTTTTCGGCGCACCTGCGACAAGCTTAAAATCGACAAGTCGGTAGAGCAATACGACATCCGCCACTGGTTTTGCACTCAACTGCTGTCTAACGGCGTACCTGTGAAGACTGTCTCAGTGCTGATGGACCACTCATCTGCCAAGATGACCCTGGACCGCTATGCACATGTAATAATTGGAGATACAGAGAAAGCGATTGAACATTTACCCGATCTGGACTAG
- a CDS encoding replication initiation protein, translating into MKHDGPEVRFYNHLSPRPRATDDKKNRWYIYSKDQALQYQFIQLPGQKRKYICLDLDYEMAGSRWMDEVMLEPTIVIINPKNTHAKYLFELKRPVYFPLADGRKANWISQKAIRFFNNVRRGMDVVLDGDHGYTGNAINNPFHDHWKVHWCDVQYDLQELSEFIPYVHKEYVQVDDEVYEGREKTMFHHCRKLLYPKVKNYSDFDSWKTAVEKVVLDYYHNVAKQMEGDHELTISEAYCVINSITKWTWNKKDDPNFKQHMYNRGVMNLGSIGYDLPDDELEKERKHRLSLGAHYVNQKRTNQTRQKILDAIETMKANGEKVTRKKICNVTGLGQSTLNRYKSIINNHK; encoded by the coding sequence ATGAAACACGATGGTCCCGAAGTTCGTTTCTACAACCACCTTAGCCCACGCCCCAGAGCAACTGATGACAAAAAGAACAGGTGGTACATTTATTCAAAAGATCAAGCCTTGCAATACCAGTTTATCCAGCTCCCAGGTCAAAAACGAAAGTATATCTGCTTGGACCTGGACTATGAGATGGCAGGTAGCAGATGGATGGATGAAGTCATGTTGGAACCAACGATTGTCATCATCAACCCTAAAAACACTCACGCCAAGTATCTGTTTGAACTCAAAAGACCTGTTTACTTTCCATTGGCAGATGGAAGGAAGGCCAATTGGATCAGCCAGAAAGCAATCCGTTTTTTCAACAACGTGAGACGCGGCATGGATGTAGTTCTTGACGGTGATCATGGATACACAGGAAATGCGATTAACAACCCGTTCCATGATCACTGGAAAGTCCACTGGTGTGATGTGCAGTACGACCTTCAAGAGCTTTCCGAGTTCATTCCGTATGTTCACAAAGAATACGTACAGGTTGACGATGAGGTCTATGAGGGCCGCGAGAAGACAATGTTCCATCACTGCCGGAAGCTTCTGTATCCGAAAGTGAAGAACTACTCAGACTTTGATTCTTGGAAAACTGCCGTTGAAAAGGTTGTTCTCGATTACTATCACAATGTTGCGAAACAAATGGAAGGTGATCACGAACTAACCATTTCAGAGGCTTATTGTGTCATCAACTCAATCACTAAATGGACCTGGAACAAGAAGGATGATCCCAACTTCAAACAACACATGTACAACCGTGGCGTGATGAATCTCGGATCAATTGGCTATGATCTGCCAGATGACGAACTTGAAAAGGAACGTAAGCACCGCCTGTCACTCGGCGCTCACTACGTTAACCAGAAACGGACAAATCAAACTCGTCAGAAAATCCTGGACGCTATCGAAACTATGAAAGCAAACGGAGAGAAAGTAACACGGAAGAAAATCTGCAATGTCACTGGTCTTGGACAATCCACCTTAAATAGATACAAATCTATCATTAATAACCATAAATAA
- a CDS encoding radical SAM family protein has product MRLMNPLLATRKKAIYRTVKFDKKELCSHSLDIGLICDHGCLYCSTPTIASARTNPVFKENGTTAQKAHNAQLACIDLGTPERVAADAKQLTASDVVMMCTKVDPFSPAVQQTNLFRDCLYELLTNNPHCQVRVLSKNAGIVDVLKDFTEYADRIHFSLSLTAPTSQQDFIDIVEPNTSSITERIDALKEAHGLGFRMYGMVCPCIPGILTEYHQVESVFKEVLQFNPETIWVEPVNSRGQGFNNMVAALDEAGKHEWASSIKAIKNKDSHDEYVAGLINTVALVSKNLALDVPIRFLSYNRKDAISAKLIDDSHVIWL; this is encoded by the coding sequence ATGCGTTTAATGAATCCGCTTCTTGCAACTCGCAAGAAGGCTATTTATCGGACTGTTAAGTTTGATAAGAAGGAACTTTGCAGTCACTCTTTAGATATCGGTTTGATTTGCGATCATGGATGTCTATATTGTTCCACCCCCACCATCGCATCCGCTCGGACCAATCCCGTTTTTAAAGAAAACGGAACCACCGCTCAGAAGGCGCACAACGCGCAGCTTGCTTGTATAGACCTTGGAACGCCGGAACGTGTCGCTGCTGACGCAAAGCAGTTGACCGCATCCGATGTTGTGATGATGTGTACCAAGGTTGACCCGTTTAGCCCTGCTGTGCAGCAGACTAACCTGTTCCGTGATTGCCTGTATGAGTTGCTGACCAACAACCCTCATTGTCAGGTCAGGGTCCTTTCAAAGAACGCGGGTATTGTTGATGTACTCAAGGACTTCACCGAGTACGCTGACCGTATCCACTTCTCGCTGAGTCTAACGGCCCCGACCAGTCAGCAGGACTTCATTGACATCGTTGAACCCAACACCTCCAGTATCACAGAGCGTATTGATGCGCTTAAGGAGGCACATGGTCTGGGATTCAGGATGTATGGCATGGTCTGTCCCTGCATTCCTGGTATTCTGACTGAGTATCATCAGGTCGAGTCTGTGTTTAAGGAAGTCCTTCAGTTCAACCCCGAAACTATCTGGGTCGAGCCTGTGAACAGTCGTGGACAGGGATTCAACAACATGGTTGCGGCACTGGATGAAGCCGGTAAGCACGAATGGGCTAGCTCCATCAAGGCGATCAAGAATAAGGACTCCCATGATGAGTATGTCGCTGGTCTCATCAACACCGTGGCTCTGGTGAGCAAGAATCTGGCTTTGGACGTTCCGATCCGTTTCCTTTCGTACAATCGTAAGGATGCTATCAGCGCAAAGCTGATTGACGATTCACACGTAATTTGGCTGTAG
- a CDS encoding DUF6573 family protein: protein MNFDDFDLVYAYTRTQAIADGVLIPISEEESGLKIPAVVSSNLFHHYIEPPEKLVGEGQSTTGRLHDTIMMFKAAASVRWDGTRVAFDVLYLMGPGRLEKVKILGLLCTDDKEKACLTFCLPEDE, encoded by the coding sequence ATGAATTTCGACGACTTTGATCTTGTGTACGCGTATACCAGAACGCAGGCAATAGCCGATGGTGTTTTGATTCCCATCTCTGAAGAAGAAAGCGGACTGAAGATACCTGCCGTTGTCTCAAGCAATCTCTTTCACCATTACATTGAGCCACCAGAAAAGCTCGTAGGGGAAGGGCAATCAACCACGGGTAGGCTCCATGACACGATAATGATGTTCAAAGCAGCCGCTTCTGTTCGATGGGATGGAACCAGAGTAGCGTTTGATGTGCTGTATCTGATGGGACCAGGACGACTTGAGAAAGTAAAAATACTAGGATTACTTTGTACTGATGACAAAGAGAAAGCCTGTTTGACGTTTTGTCTACCAGAAGACGAATAA